The Halobacterium litoreum genome includes a region encoding these proteins:
- a CDS encoding molybdopterin molybdotransferase MoeA has translation MTHDHGDMLSRTAAVERVLAHRETALGRVDTETVGLDAMSGRVLASSVTADADQPPYSYATMDGFAFDASAAYPYEVVDRELFPEDDPGELDAGEAVRIATGAPLPEGANAVLKVEEATVEGGELTGTELTPGTYVYERGSNVEAGEELFAAGERVSPKDAILLRDLGVEEPEVLARFSVGVLATGTEIHEGRISDLDSPMLAGLFESWGHDATYEGTVPDDYDTVEGRIAELADEHDVVVTTGGTSVGKKDYVIRALDELGEVDFHRAAVRPGKPIAFADLPDHDATAIAVPGKPLGAHTITTLVARPFFTGRTDLPTVPATFTHDVGLGPEGFEYAIPVTLDGDEATPLGHVDSPLAVYEDTFDPSVLSSSTRATRADGFVLTESALSAGESVRVVRYESVE, from the coding sequence ATGACCCACGACCACGGCGACATGCTGTCGCGAACGGCGGCGGTCGAGCGCGTGCTCGCGCACCGCGAGACGGCGCTCGGGCGCGTCGACACCGAAACCGTCGGACTGGACGCGATGTCGGGGCGGGTGCTCGCATCGTCTGTCACCGCCGACGCGGACCAGCCGCCGTACAGTTACGCGACGATGGACGGGTTCGCGTTCGACGCGAGCGCGGCCTACCCCTACGAGGTGGTGGACCGCGAACTGTTCCCGGAGGACGACCCCGGCGAACTCGACGCCGGCGAGGCGGTGCGCATCGCGACGGGCGCGCCGCTCCCCGAGGGCGCGAACGCCGTGTTGAAAGTCGAGGAGGCGACCGTCGAGGGCGGCGAACTGACTGGGACGGAACTGACGCCCGGAACCTACGTCTACGAGCGCGGGAGCAACGTCGAGGCGGGCGAAGAACTGTTCGCGGCGGGCGAACGCGTCTCGCCGAAGGACGCCATCCTCCTTCGGGACCTCGGCGTGGAGGAACCCGAAGTCTTGGCGCGATTCTCGGTGGGCGTGCTGGCGACCGGCACCGAGATTCACGAGGGGCGCATCAGCGACCTCGACTCACCGATGCTCGCCGGCCTCTTCGAGTCGTGGGGCCACGACGCGACCTACGAGGGGACGGTGCCGGACGACTACGACACCGTCGAGGGCCGCATCGCGGAGTTGGCGGACGAACACGACGTGGTGGTGACGACGGGCGGGACGAGCGTCGGGAAGAAAGACTACGTGATTCGCGCGCTCGACGAACTCGGCGAGGTGGACTTCCACCGCGCCGCCGTCCGTCCCGGAAAACCAATCGCGTTCGCTGACCTCCCCGACCACGACGCGACGGCCATCGCCGTGCCCGGAAAGCCACTCGGCGCGCACACCATCACGACGCTGGTCGCGCGCCCCTTCTTCACCGGGCGCACCGACCTCCCGACCGTGCCGGCGACGTTCACGCACGACGTGGGACTCGGCCCCGAGGGCTTCGAGTACGCGATTCCCGTCACGCTGGACGGCGACGAGGCGACGCCCCTGGGCCACGTCGACTCGCCGCTCGCTGTCTACGAGGACACCTTCGACCCGAGCGTGCTGTCCTCCAGCACGCGAGCGACGCGCGCCGACGGATTCGTGCTCACGGAGTCCGCGCTGTCCGCGGGCGAATCAGTGCGGGTCGTACGCTACGAGTCCGTGGAATGA
- a CDS encoding IclR family transcriptional regulator, whose amino-acid sequence MGEDTTVKSVETTFRIIEALHDRGGAGVTELASALSAPKSTVHNHLQTLEGNEYVVNDDGTYRVGSRFLELGAHARDRRAIYEVARPEVDRIAEETGELSGVVVEEHGRGVFLHRAKGDRAVHVDTYAGKRIYLHGTALGKAVLANLPEERVDAIADRHGLPALTENTVTDRGELADELAEIRETGIAFDDEERLDGLRSVAGAVTGPDGDVLGAVSVAGPTSRLRDERFREELPGVVRSAVNVIDLNVTYS is encoded by the coding sequence ATGGGCGAGGACACGACGGTCAAATCGGTCGAGACCACCTTTCGAATCATCGAGGCGCTCCACGACCGCGGCGGCGCCGGCGTCACCGAACTCGCGTCCGCGCTCTCCGCCCCCAAGAGCACGGTCCACAACCACCTGCAGACGCTCGAAGGCAACGAGTACGTCGTCAACGACGACGGCACCTACCGCGTCGGCAGTCGCTTCCTCGAACTCGGCGCACACGCCCGCGACCGCCGCGCCATCTACGAGGTCGCGCGCCCCGAAGTCGACCGCATCGCCGAGGAGACCGGCGAACTCTCCGGCGTCGTCGTCGAGGAACACGGCCGCGGCGTCTTCCTCCACCGCGCGAAGGGCGACCGCGCCGTCCACGTCGACACGTACGCGGGCAAGCGCATCTACCTCCACGGCACCGCACTCGGAAAGGCCGTGCTCGCGAACCTCCCCGAGGAGCGCGTCGACGCGATCGCCGACCGCCACGGGCTCCCGGCGCTCACCGAGAACACCGTCACCGACCGCGGCGAACTCGCAGACGAACTCGCCGAAATCCGGGAGACCGGCATCGCGTTCGACGACGAGGAGCGCCTCGACGGACTCCGGAGCGTCGCGGGCGCCGTCACCGGCCCGGACGGCGACGTGCTCGGTGCGGTGAGCGTCGCCGGCCCCACCAGTCGCCTCCGCGACGAGCGCTTCCGCGAGGAACTTCCTGGCGTCGTGCGGAGCGCGGTCAACGTCATCGACCTCAACGTCACCTACTCGTAG